In Fluviispira sanaruensis, a genomic segment contains:
- a CDS encoding transglycosylase domain-containing protein, with protein MKKIIFIFLFIFILGCVPIVIGASFVVWQVYAGNYADFEKSKIIDILSKETVLYYADGQSQLGSLFGQEHRIYVPVDLVPQVMKDAIVSAEDEDFYTNIGIDPKGILRAAVHNILFRTRQGASTITQQTVKNLFGRKETDIYIKFQEMINAFKLEKMYSKDQILEFYLNQFHVTGNGRGVGVAAKYYFNKNVEDLTLIEAAFIAGSVKAPEKYNPFTKITVDGQEKARNEARIRKNYVLNRMFKNQKITQQQLEESIKEPVPFNQGRFQFNELAVNQIISKQLARPEVLQAIGANSVDEVGTMGLHITTTLDKNIQNAAQYGLRQNLSRIQLILNGFSTEPQSNFINIQKPEEFGFYVGKIESIDRIEDAEKIKISFGIPSCVVNTESINRVSLITDLSFRKGLKKSRDAFLSSLHIGQYVLTSIKSITPEGIIFCDLEARPRVQGAVIVLDKGRITAMAGGFSSSEYNRAVFAERQPGSSFKIPVYYAAQQLGWTILDPLSNMRDVFTWQGGFYFPRPDHAPNTLETTILGAGAKSENLASIWILRHLTDKLNYDQFLDLLNFLGITGNGMTKEQSLSLIAKKFNATPDNEYYLKSGILEKIKSDLLTDLSVLGNNRLKVFLRTLHFGNGFEKQEQIIAEDKELTPKEKDLRLNLLKNNLLRFNKLAAQAKTAIETLKDINSGSAITEVDRGLLLSFAKTEEGVLVFQPQDPWKPEVTSALVTSVKTTPLNIDALLSFIRLNNSVLNTNNVLIDGVVPLALIDTINSYLAKYWKDLQDASAFEKLFWNADFRYSLGMYYTANMSNAMGIQQPLKWVQSFPLGSNDVTLSDLALMYQTFLTGKTYRYFNSVQPNQLVLIKRIEDSNGNLLWEAKAKEYQFADSFYSPPIMNVLRGTVTAGTAYVLNNEIILRSNDEVIDKQLQAAKIRVPVFGKTGTTNDYKNGTYIGFIPYPTTNGDVLNPENAYTIASYIGYDTNEPMIRKGYRVYGGGAIPAWQEIALAIIKNQNFAEKLDWKYWVEKNAHAVPFEFGSNLSQVIVPINSGISVSAQEPDDDSTGQKNPYANDYSETGQRLFRLAIAGSSSDNIFIPKRKVSFYTPIPPPQNINVNTNVSDANESTVSLNNNKPVMPEPISKPTDKSSHLNSDESPLNSADDDELPKAKVGAKNYEDDIPQAPPSLKNH; from the coding sequence ATGAAAAAGATTATATTTATATTTTTATTTATTTTCATCTTAGGTTGTGTGCCTATTGTCATTGGTGCAAGCTTTGTTGTGTGGCAAGTTTATGCGGGTAATTATGCAGATTTTGAGAAGTCAAAAATTATAGATATTTTATCGAAAGAAACTGTTCTATACTATGCGGATGGACAATCACAACTTGGTAGTTTATTCGGACAAGAACATCGTATCTATGTGCCTGTCGATCTTGTTCCGCAAGTTATGAAAGATGCAATAGTATCTGCAGAAGATGAAGATTTTTATACAAATATTGGAATTGATCCTAAAGGAATATTAAGAGCTGCTGTTCACAATATATTATTCAGAACAAGACAAGGTGCATCTACAATAACTCAGCAAACTGTTAAAAACCTTTTTGGGCGTAAAGAAACTGATATTTATATTAAATTTCAAGAAATGATAAACGCTTTTAAACTGGAAAAAATGTATTCGAAAGATCAAATCCTTGAATTTTATTTAAATCAATTTCATGTCACTGGAAATGGTCGAGGAGTTGGTGTTGCAGCAAAATATTATTTCAATAAAAATGTTGAAGATCTTACTTTGATAGAAGCGGCATTCATTGCTGGAAGTGTCAAGGCGCCTGAAAAATACAATCCATTTACAAAAATAACAGTAGATGGGCAAGAAAAAGCAAGAAATGAAGCACGTATTCGGAAAAATTATGTTTTAAATAGAATGTTTAAAAATCAAAAAATCACTCAACAACAACTTGAAGAATCTATAAAAGAACCTGTACCTTTTAATCAAGGCCGTTTTCAATTTAATGAACTCGCTGTTAATCAAATCATTTCAAAACAACTTGCTCGTCCAGAAGTTTTGCAAGCGATAGGAGCAAACTCTGTTGATGAAGTTGGCACGATGGGTTTGCATATAACAACAACTTTAGACAAAAATATTCAAAATGCTGCACAATATGGTTTAAGACAAAACTTGAGTCGAATTCAATTGATTTTAAATGGATTTAGCACTGAGCCCCAATCAAATTTTATTAATATTCAAAAACCTGAAGAGTTCGGTTTCTATGTGGGAAAAATTGAAAGTATTGATCGAATTGAAGATGCTGAGAAAATAAAAATTAGTTTTGGTATACCATCCTGTGTAGTAAACACAGAATCGATTAATCGTGTCTCGCTAATAACAGATTTATCTTTTCGTAAAGGTTTAAAAAAATCAAGAGATGCTTTTTTATCCTCTTTGCATATTGGACAGTATGTATTAACAAGTATTAAAAGTATCACTCCAGAAGGGATTATATTTTGTGATTTAGAAGCACGCCCGCGTGTGCAAGGAGCTGTTATTGTTCTTGACAAAGGACGGATAACGGCTATGGCGGGGGGCTTTTCTTCCAGTGAATACAATCGAGCAGTTTTTGCAGAACGTCAACCGGGTTCATCATTTAAGATACCAGTTTATTATGCAGCACAACAGCTTGGATGGACAATTTTAGATCCCTTATCTAACATGCGTGATGTGTTTACTTGGCAAGGAGGATTTTACTTTCCAAGACCAGATCATGCACCAAATACATTAGAAACAACAATATTAGGAGCTGGGGCAAAATCAGAAAACTTAGCAAGTATTTGGATATTACGGCATCTCACTGACAAATTAAATTATGATCAATTTTTAGATTTATTAAATTTTCTTGGTATTACTGGTAATGGAATGACTAAAGAACAATCATTAAGTCTCATTGCCAAAAAATTTAATGCAACTCCAGACAATGAATATTATTTAAAAAGTGGGATCTTAGAAAAAATAAAATCAGATCTTCTAACCGATTTATCTGTGCTTGGGAATAATAGATTAAAAGTTTTCTTAAGAACCTTGCATTTTGGCAATGGTTTTGAAAAACAGGAACAAATAATCGCAGAAGATAAAGAACTCACACCGAAAGAAAAAGATCTTAGATTAAATTTATTGAAAAATAACTTGCTTAGATTTAATAAACTTGCAGCTCAAGCAAAAACAGCAATTGAAACCTTAAAAGATATAAACTCAGGTTCAGCAATTACAGAAGTTGATCGTGGTTTACTATTATCGTTTGCTAAAACTGAAGAAGGTGTACTGGTATTTCAACCACAAGATCCGTGGAAACCAGAAGTCACATCCGCTCTTGTTACCAGTGTGAAAACAACTCCTTTAAATATTGATGCATTATTATCTTTTATTCGTTTAAATAATTCGGTATTAAATACAAATAATGTTCTGATCGATGGTGTGGTTCCTTTAGCATTAATTGACACAATTAATTCATATTTAGCTAAATATTGGAAAGATTTACAAGATGCATCAGCATTTGAAAAACTCTTTTGGAATGCTGATTTTAGATATTCATTAGGCATGTACTATACAGCAAATATGTCAAATGCAATGGGAATTCAGCAACCGCTTAAGTGGGTCCAATCCTTTCCACTCGGTTCAAATGATGTCACTTTATCCGATCTTGCTTTAATGTATCAAACTTTTCTTACAGGTAAGACATATCGTTACTTTAATTCTGTTCAGCCAAATCAACTTGTATTAATTAAAAGAATAGAAGATTCTAATGGAAATTTACTTTGGGAAGCAAAAGCGAAAGAATATCAATTTGCCGATAGCTTTTATTCTCCACCAATAATGAACGTACTTCGTGGAACAGTCACTGCTGGTACTGCATATGTTCTCAATAATGAAATTATTTTAAGATCAAACGATGAAGTGATTGACAAACAACTGCAAGCAGCAAAAATAAGAGTTCCTGTTTTCGGTAAAACAGGAACAACAAATGATTATAAAAATGGTACATATATAGGATTTATTCCATATCCAACAACGAATGGGGATGTTCTGAATCCAGAAAATGCTTATACCATCGCTTCTTATATTGGCTACGATACAAATGAACCCATGATACGCAAAGGGTATCGAGTATATGGTGGAGGTGCAATTCCTGCTTGGCAAGAGATTGCGTTAGCTATCATTAAAAATCAAAATTTTGCTGAGAAATTAGATTGGAAATACTGGGTAGAAAAAAATGCTCATGCTGTGCCTTTTGAATTTGGCTCAAATTTAAGTCAAGTGATTGTACCTATTAATTCTGGAATTTCCGTGTCCGCGCAAGAACCAGATGATGACAGCACCGGTCAGAAAAATCCTTATGCCAACGATTATTCTGAAACAGGACAAAGATTATTTAGGCTTGCCATAGCAGGTTCAAGTTCAGATAATATTTTTATTCCTAAAAGGAAAGTTTCTTTTTATACCCCAATTCCACCACCACAAAATATAAATGTTAATACGAATGTGAGTGATGCAAATGAATCAACTGTTTCTTTAAATAATAATAAGCCAGTTATGCCTGAACCGATTTCAAAGCCTACTGATAAATCATCGCATTTGAACTCTGATGAAAGTCCTCTCAATTCTGCTGATGATGATGAATTGCCAAAAGCTAAGGTCGGAGCAAAAAATTATGAAGACGATATTCCTCAAGCGCCGCCATCTTTAAAAAATCATTGA
- a CDS encoding response regulator: MFANINRVLNKLEDKTKYIIILFTSTAAIACGLFLNLSFLNNQSEMIISSIFFSSLIVIITIVTFLNLKYNFSKKSFSITNILSVTFVVIAISLIYVIKISNIIQNENSIITNLLHIFIWYSIAFNSSIIFLKRRTIEEKLEQDRTAISKEKHSLFIITSLLISQLFINNVNTSLCIAIFLPIIILLNELQNLAQSKTNNSHIIIILFTCYIGACFQLGQILNPSIKSNNISGEITLFICYFVLSLRNYSHLSCEFKNIQKISIGLARKMGELSMMHIEAQKAQIAKENFLATMSHEIRTPVNGIIGHAELLSNSDITDEQQRLLGMITISSKNLMKLIDEVLDLPNLISGNIVLSKEEIDISNLVESVIDVVSPKSFEKGLDLTYFIEPTVPQSIIGDQKRIGQILLNFSNNALKFTDSGEVFIGVTLIDNINEDEVELLFEVKDTGVGIPATKIKKLFKAYSQTDASISRKYGGTGLGLAISAQLIELMGGKIWAESIVGKGTRFVFTLKCKVGKNLPQMNFNIDFLHGVKCLAISENPTMRYILMRRFRQWKMLAKIVRTFEEAQHLSGIEEFQILIVDIVNESKKASMFLKGNQINPTGKIPSIALINLGKYSAPNLHLIANKTITKPLKTDYLARSMKSILEKKPQVKVEETIKIINDMQQNTHVKNLLMTTSNPLKILVAEDNPVNQKLIMSILKKLGHNATLAENGALAVEAEKQAHYDLILMDLQMPVMDGLDATRNIIINAKGKERPIILALTANAMPGDKERCLEAGMDDYLTKPIQIKALVEKIEKWVPQKEQTDFAQSQVKQEGTKMPVQAQIILNDVEKVTYKILVAEDNLVNQKLIMSILKKMGHNVTLVENGALAVEAALKENFDIIIMDLQMPVMDGLEASRQIKANDTIQPKPIILALTANAMSGDKERCLSAGMDDYLTKPIQIKILEEALKKWGNKKAA, translated from the coding sequence ATGTTTGCTAATATTAATCGAGTTTTAAATAAACTCGAAGATAAAACCAAATACATTATAATCTTATTCACATCTACAGCCGCTATTGCTTGTGGCTTATTTTTAAATTTGAGTTTTTTAAATAATCAATCAGAAATGATTATTTCATCTATTTTTTTTAGTAGTCTCATTGTAATCATAACCATAGTCACCTTTCTAAATTTGAAATATAATTTTTCCAAGAAGTCATTTAGTATTACAAACATTCTCTCAGTTACATTTGTTGTAATCGCTATTTCATTAATTTATGTAATAAAGATATCGAATATAATACAAAATGAAAATTCCATAATTACTAACTTATTGCATATATTTATTTGGTATTCAATTGCCTTTAATTCATCTATTATTTTTCTAAAAAGAAGGACCATTGAAGAAAAGCTAGAACAAGATAGAACAGCAATATCGAAAGAAAAACACTCTCTATTCATCATAACATCACTTTTAATTTCACAATTATTCATTAACAATGTAAATACATCTCTCTGCATTGCAATTTTTTTACCTATTATTATATTACTTAACGAATTACAAAATTTAGCTCAATCTAAAACAAATAATTCACACATCATAATTATTTTATTTACTTGTTATATTGGAGCATGTTTTCAACTTGGACAAATTTTAAACCCAAGTATTAAATCTAATAATATTTCAGGAGAAATAACATTATTTATTTGCTACTTCGTTTTGAGCTTAAGAAACTATAGCCATTTATCATGTGAATTTAAAAATATTCAAAAGATTTCCATCGGTCTTGCCAGAAAAATGGGTGAGCTGAGCATGATGCACATAGAAGCGCAAAAAGCTCAAATTGCAAAAGAAAACTTTCTAGCTACTATGAGTCATGAAATCAGAACTCCGGTGAATGGAATTATTGGCCATGCAGAATTACTGAGCAACTCTGATATAACAGACGAACAACAACGATTACTTGGTATGATCACGATTAGTAGCAAAAACCTCATGAAATTAATCGACGAAGTGCTTGACCTTCCAAACTTAATCTCAGGAAATATTGTTCTGAGTAAAGAAGAAATAGACATTTCAAACCTTGTTGAAAGCGTCATAGATGTCGTCAGCCCGAAAAGTTTTGAAAAAGGGCTTGATCTTACCTACTTTATTGAACCGACAGTACCTCAATCTATCATTGGCGATCAAAAGAGGATAGGACAAATACTTTTAAATTTTAGCAATAATGCTCTTAAATTTACGGATTCTGGAGAAGTATTTATTGGCGTTACTTTGATCGATAATATCAACGAAGATGAAGTTGAATTACTTTTTGAAGTAAAAGATACGGGAGTTGGAATACCTGCAACTAAAATTAAAAAATTATTTAAAGCCTATTCTCAGACGGATGCTTCTATATCGAGAAAATATGGCGGTACTGGATTAGGCTTGGCCATTTCTGCACAATTGATTGAACTTATGGGTGGTAAAATTTGGGCTGAAAGTATTGTTGGAAAAGGCACTCGCTTTGTTTTTACCCTTAAATGCAAAGTAGGAAAAAATTTACCGCAAATGAATTTTAACATTGATTTTTTACATGGAGTTAAATGCCTTGCGATCTCTGAAAATCCAACAATGCGTTATATTTTAATGCGCCGCTTTAGACAATGGAAAATGCTCGCAAAAATCGTGAGAACCTTTGAAGAAGCACAACATCTCAGTGGGATCGAAGAATTTCAAATTTTGATTGTTGACATTGTGAATGAAAGCAAAAAAGCAAGTATGTTTTTAAAGGGCAATCAAATTAATCCTACTGGAAAAATACCTTCTATTGCACTTATTAATTTAGGTAAATATTCAGCACCTAATCTTCATCTCATTGCAAATAAAACTATCACAAAACCATTAAAAACCGATTATCTTGCGAGATCAATGAAGTCAATTCTAGAAAAAAAACCTCAAGTTAAAGTCGAAGAAACAATAAAAATCATAAATGATATGCAACAAAATACTCATGTTAAAAATTTATTAATGACAACTTCTAATCCTCTTAAAATATTAGTAGCTGAAGACAACCCTGTAAATCAAAAGTTGATTATGAGTATATTGAAAAAATTAGGACACAATGCCACTCTTGCAGAAAATGGCGCCCTAGCTGTTGAAGCCGAAAAACAAGCTCATTACGATCTCATTTTGATGGACTTACAAATGCCTGTTATGGATGGCCTTGATGCAACAAGAAATATTATTATCAATGCTAAAGGAAAAGAAAGACCTATTATTTTGGCTTTAACTGCCAACGCCATGCCTGGAGATAAAGAAAGATGCCTAGAAGCAGGTATGGATGATTATTTAACAAAACCAATTCAAATCAAAGCACTCGTAGAAAAAATTGAAAAATGGGTGCCGCAAAAGGAGCAAACAGATTTTGCTCAATCTCAAGTTAAACAAGAGGGTACTAAAATGCCTGTACAAGCACAAATTATATTAAACGACGTTGAAAAAGTTACATATAAAATACTAGTTGCAGAAGATAATCTTGTTAACCAAAAACTTATTATGAGTATTTTAAAAAAGATGGGACATAATGTCACGCTTGTAGAAAATGGTGCGCTTGCTGTTGAGGCTGCTCTGAAGGAAAATTTTGATATTATCATTATGGATTTGCAAATGCCTGTTATGGATGGGCTTGAAGCATCGAGGCAAATAAAAGCAAATGATACTATTCAACCAAAACCAATAATTCTTGCTCTCACTGCGAATGCTATGAGCGGTGATAAAGAAAGATGTCTAAGTGCGGGCATGGATGATTATTTAACTAAACCTATTCAAATCAAAATCTTAGAAGAAGCATTAAAAAAATGGGGAAACAAAAAAGCTGCTTGA
- the lgt gene encoding prolipoprotein diacylglyceryl transferase, which yields MNPSYEYWRFDLSPYVFQVMNINFNWVTTIWGASLLVIFFGSSLFLTRKKISSTKKLITNSDQNENKLKLNKLLTRYEYFETILIYVLGIFIILFTLQKLNIHWGLRWYSTMYLVAFMAVYFSCMHWIKKKSLMMTENMLMNLILACIFGMLIGARSAYVFIYNWDLYKDHPLDAIATWEGGLSFHGGIVGVSLALLIFCRKYKIPFFHLSDKLALVVPIGIGMGRIGNFFNGELWGRPIASHVPWAIIFPDGGPLPRHPSQIYQSLAEGWGLFLTLFIISRFKQKEGTLSACFVIFYGFYRFIVEYFRAADPQLNYYSLTTFTWEPLSRLGQLQWWQYVTMGQILNILTIAAGILFLFLTRRNIQENSTEWFNRINTFYRTHKIEKS from the coding sequence ATGAACCCATCCTATGAATACTGGAGATTTGACTTAAGCCCCTATGTTTTTCAAGTCATGAATATTAATTTTAATTGGGTCACAACAATATGGGGTGCTTCCCTTTTAGTAATATTTTTTGGCTCAAGTCTCTTTTTAACACGAAAAAAAATATCTTCCACAAAAAAACTGATAACAAATTCAGATCAAAATGAAAACAAGTTAAAACTAAATAAATTATTGACACGATACGAATATTTTGAAACGATCCTAATATATGTGTTAGGAATTTTTATTATACTTTTTACATTGCAAAAATTGAATATTCATTGGGGACTACGTTGGTATAGCACAATGTATCTCGTTGCATTTATGGCTGTCTATTTTTCTTGTATGCATTGGATTAAAAAGAAAAGTCTGATGATGACAGAAAATATGTTAATGAATTTAATTCTTGCTTGTATATTTGGCATGCTTATTGGTGCCAGATCAGCATATGTGTTTATATATAATTGGGACCTTTATAAAGATCACCCACTTGATGCAATTGCGACATGGGAAGGAGGTCTTTCATTTCACGGTGGAATTGTAGGTGTTTCTTTAGCTTTATTAATTTTTTGTAGAAAATATAAAATTCCGTTCTTTCATCTTTCAGACAAACTTGCTCTGGTTGTCCCAATTGGAATTGGTATGGGACGCATAGGAAACTTTTTTAATGGTGAACTATGGGGCCGTCCTATTGCAAGCCATGTCCCTTGGGCGATTATATTTCCAGATGGAGGACCACTGCCACGCCATCCCAGTCAAATTTATCAAAGTTTAGCTGAAGGATGGGGGTTATTTTTAACGCTCTTTATAATTTCAAGATTCAAACAAAAGGAAGGAACACTTTCTGCTTGTTTTGTTATTTTCTACGGTTTTTATAGATTTATTGTTGAATACTTTAGAGCCGCTGACCCTCAATTAAATTATTATAGTTTAACAACATTCACTTGGGAACCACTCTCTCGTCTTGGACAACTCCAATGGTGGCAATATGTTACAATGGGACAAATTTTAAATATCTTAACGATTGCTGCTGGCATTCTTTTTCTTTTTTTGACACGCAGAAATATTCAAGAAAATAGTACAGAATGGTTTAATAGAATAAACACGTTTTACAGAACTCATAAAATTGAAAAGTCATAA
- a CDS encoding DUF6901 family protein produces MDKIIYKFIFMHGKEIEYVVDLNRIEGDKSQNSLENVDWTDLDFNKCSVCPLSSQSIKKCPAAIDVQQMMTEFRDVLSTDIVKVSVESQHRFYFKECDAQTGLKALVGLVMATSSCPILKQFKGLAFYHLPFASIEETSFRAISSYLLKQFFIAKNNGVADWELNNFSKFYDTAQNVNESFFQRIKVASKADANLNAIVAFSSQSMILSITFDDLLEELRKQMME; encoded by the coding sequence TTGGATAAAATAATCTATAAATTCATTTTTATGCATGGCAAGGAAATCGAGTATGTAGTCGATTTAAATCGGATAGAAGGGGATAAATCGCAAAATTCTCTTGAAAATGTTGATTGGACGGATCTTGATTTTAATAAATGCTCTGTTTGTCCTCTCAGTTCTCAAAGCATTAAAAAATGTCCAGCAGCTATCGACGTGCAACAGATGATGACTGAGTTCCGCGATGTATTGTCTACTGATATAGTTAAAGTTTCTGTCGAATCACAACATAGATTTTATTTTAAAGAATGTGATGCACAAACAGGGCTAAAAGCTTTGGTTGGTCTTGTGATGGCCACTAGCAGTTGTCCTATTTTAAAACAATTTAAGGGTCTAGCATTTTATCATTTGCCCTTTGCTTCCATCGAGGAAACATCATTTAGAGCCATTTCATCCTATCTATTAAAACAATTTTTTATAGCAAAAAATAATGGTGTTGCAGATTGGGAATTAAATAATTTCTCAAAATTTTATGACACGGCGCAAAATGTGAATGAAAGCTTTTTTCAACGAATAAAAGTAGCAAGTAAAGCAGATGCAAATTTGAATGCGATAGTGGCATTTTCTTCGCAATCCATGATTTTATCAATAACGTTTGATGACTTACTGGAAGAACTTAGGAAGCAAATGATGGAATAG
- a CDS encoding response regulator translates to MIDSDSRFWKIPYFLIKKRILVIISLISIYILTIDKNTFSDDFIFYIDTVNAWIITITYFLFKLVHQSGRKNYLLYSKIVALLAFFSWMTVILSLSDNVLYKKLNILTEQIPLIIIFITLINSKIKYNIKIERLEPWKTAIIYLTIPIIFLINFQIFFKNNSFDFVESFLRTYIYLIAFLHSYTAFRFEYSRLEALKDEMEIKSVDISKVAESMKETTRIKGEFLANMSHELRTPLNGILGSASLLVDTKLNQEQRGYLEILRACGNNLLVIINEILDFSKIEANKLELEHIPFEINSCVENVLELLAPAAASQETEIIYHIDAKVPLKVVGDLTRIQQILTHLTDNAIKFTKNGFTYISVGAKIDDSDKINLMFDVEDTGSGISKKNISKIFQTFSQVDDSSTRKYGGTGLGLSIAKRLTEMMHGQISVKSEIEKGSTFSFNVLTENIDSEKYKIDPSLCNLPNQKIFEKKVIYILEKNKKLQKSLRLRCEYWGLEAFTAENIQEAQEIPTQIPPTFVLVSIEDFDKNKVREVLIEKYSDNKILFISVFKNSSHYSPEDKIIPNGYFGNIFKPYRYSILYDILQEASTQKFSGTNTPQKAEEQKVGDIFPLKILVAEDNVVNQKLITNILKKFGYVCDIVANGNEVLEALTRSQYDIIFMDVQMPDMDGLEATRQIIKKYPKSNSRPKILAMTAHARGAEGQVCLDAGMEGYLAKPIDMKELKQILSYWGNLINKMRSTQ, encoded by the coding sequence ATGATTGATAGCGATAGTAGATTCTGGAAAATTCCATATTTTTTAATTAAAAAGAGAATACTAGTAATCATTTCTTTAATTTCTATTTATATTTTAACAATTGATAAAAATACTTTCAGTGATGATTTTATATTCTATATTGACACTGTAAATGCATGGATTATTACAATTACTTATTTTTTATTTAAACTAGTCCACCAAAGTGGAAGAAAGAATTATTTACTTTATTCAAAAATAGTTGCTTTATTAGCCTTTTTTAGCTGGATGACTGTTATTTTATCTTTAAGCGATAATGTACTCTATAAAAAACTAAATATCTTAACGGAGCAAATTCCACTTATAATAATTTTTATCACATTAATCAATAGCAAAATAAAATATAACATAAAAATAGAACGACTCGAACCATGGAAGACTGCGATTATTTACTTAACTATTCCTATTATTTTTCTTATAAATTTTCAAATATTTTTCAAAAACAACTCATTTGATTTTGTTGAAAGCTTCTTAAGAACATATATTTATCTTATCGCTTTCTTACATTCCTATACTGCTTTTCGCTTTGAATATTCACGCCTTGAAGCGCTTAAGGACGAAATGGAAATTAAGAGTGTTGACATTTCAAAAGTGGCAGAATCCATGAAAGAAACAACACGAATAAAAGGAGAATTCTTAGCAAATATGAGTCATGAACTGAGGACTCCACTCAACGGTATCTTAGGATCTGCAAGTTTGCTCGTCGATACAAAATTAAATCAAGAACAAAGAGGTTACTTAGAAATTCTACGTGCATGTGGAAATAATCTGCTCGTTATTATCAATGAAATATTGGATTTTTCAAAAATAGAAGCAAATAAACTTGAACTAGAACATATTCCATTTGAAATAAATTCCTGTGTCGAAAATGTTTTAGAGCTTTTAGCTCCTGCGGCAGCAAGTCAAGAAACTGAAATTATTTATCATATCGATGCTAAAGTTCCATTAAAAGTTGTTGGAGATCTCACTCGTATTCAACAAATACTTACGCATTTAACAGACAATGCAATTAAATTCACAAAAAATGGATTTACTTATATTTCAGTGGGAGCAAAAATAGATGATTCTGATAAAATCAATCTTATGTTCGATGTGGAGGATACAGGCAGTGGAATTTCCAAGAAAAATATATCCAAAATATTTCAGACTTTCTCACAAGTTGATGATTCTTCGACCCGGAAATACGGTGGTACGGGTCTAGGTCTAAGTATAGCTAAAAGGTTAACAGAAATGATGCATGGACAAATAAGTGTCAAAAGCGAAATTGAGAAAGGTTCCACTTTTAGTTTCAATGTCCTTACAGAAAATATTGACTCTGAAAAATATAAAATTGATCCGAGTCTATGTAATTTACCCAATCAAAAAATATTTGAAAAAAAAGTTATTTATATTTTAGAAAAAAATAAGAAATTACAGAAATCTTTACGGCTTAGATGTGAGTATTGGGGTTTAGAAGCTTTTACGGCTGAAAATATACAAGAAGCACAAGAAATTCCTACACAAATCCCGCCAACATTTGTTCTTGTCAGTATTGAAGATTTCGATAAAAATAAAGTAAGAGAAGTGTTGATTGAAAAATATTCAGATAATAAGATATTATTTATCTCCGTATTTAAAAACTCAAGCCATTATTCTCCTGAAGATAAAATCATTCCAAATGGCTATTTTGGCAATATATTTAAACCTTATCGGTATTCTATTTTATATGATATTTTGCAAGAAGCATCTACGCAAAAATTTTCTGGTACAAATACTCCACAGAAAGCAGAAGAGCAAAAAGTTGGAGATATCTTTCCTTTAAAAATATTAGTTGCAGAAGATAACGTAGTAAATCAAAAATTAATAACAAATATTTTGAAAAAGTTTGGCTATGTTTGTGACATCGTTGCAAATGGCAATGAGGTACTCGAAGCGCTCACACGTTCTCAATATGATATTATTTTTATGGATGTCCAAATGCCTGATATGGATGGACTTGAAGCAACGCGGCAGATTATAAAAAAATATCCAAAAAGCAATTCACGGCCAAAAATATTGGCAATGACAGCTCATGCAAGGGGTGCTGAAGGACAAGTCTGCCTAGACGCTGGCATGGAAGGCTATCTTGCAAAGCCAATCGATATGAAAGAACTCAAACAAATTCTTTCATATTGGGGGAATTTGATAAACAAAATGCGCTCAACTCAATGA